The Saccharomyces mikatae IFO 1815 strain IFO1815 genome assembly, chromosome: 15 DNA window ACGCTATTGCTACCGCCCCTGCACCCGCGCCTGCATCCATATCTGCGTATGCACCCAAATCTCAGTACGATGTGATGGTTCCTCCAGGCAACCAGTATGTGCCACAGAAATCTTCCTCGAGCACGAACATTCCTTCGAGGTTCAATACGTCTTCAGTACCACCTTCGCAACTTTTCGTGCAGTACCAATCTCAGCCGCAGGCGCAACCACAACAATATATGACTTATGCGAAGCAACCAACACACATGCCAAACTTTGTCCACCAGCCAATACCCATCCAACAATTACCTCCACAATACGCAGATACTTTCAGTACCCCACAAATGATGCACAATCCCTTTGCGTCAAAGAATACCAACAAACCAGGCAACACTAGGAGAACCAATAGTGTTCTCATGGATCCATTAACTCCCGCAGCTAGTGTTGGGGTCCAAGCTCCATTGAACTATCCTATCATGAATATAAACCCACCTGGTCGTGACTACAATAAGTCTGTTCCTCAAAACATGGCTCCGAGTCCAATTTACCCCATCAATGAACCAACAACGAGACTATACTCACAACCAAAAATGAGAAGTCTCGGGTCCACAAGCTCATTGCCCAATGATAGAAAAAACAGTCCTTTGAAATTGACGCCAAGGCCATCTTTGAATGAAGATAGTTTATATCCTAAACCTAGAAACTCCCTCAAATCCAGTACTTCTGGTACGTCCTTATCCTCCTCTCTTACCTTAGTTGCCAACAACCCAGCTCCAATTCGCTACTCTCAACAGGGACTACTTCGCTCGCTAAGCAAGGCTGCTAATTGCGCCCCAGATCCAACAACTCCATTAGATTCATCTGTTTTGACAGGTCCTATTCCAAAAAACATGGACAATCTTCCTGCTGTTTCTTCAAACTTAATAAACTCTCCCATGAACGTCGATCACGGATCAAGTATATCACATGCAGAATCTATATCTTCTATAGAAGTACCGCAACCGTCTTTCTCCGCTACGGTTGCCGCTAAGGAAACTGATGAGGCTGACAATAGTAAAAGAAATGGGAGTGCTGTTTATTCATTACTTAATCGAGAGGATAACGGCGCGTCTAGTACTGATTTTaaaactgaagaaaaagctaCTCCAGTGCTAAAAAAGGTCAAGATGTAATTTTGACTAGCCTTTGTATCTTTCAAGTCTCAACACTTAACGTATGTTAACTTACTACCATTGtttcatttcattttagGTACCCTGAAGGAGTACTTATCACTATTTATTCTAttcacttcttttttcttctgcaaATCCTCGTCATTATAACTCTATTTTTGCCAACTCTGGTAGTTGTTTTATTAAGTTTGCCCCCATTAACATTgtattt harbors:
- the SFL1 gene encoding Sfl1p (similar to Saccharomyces cerevisiae SFL1 (YOR140W); ancestral locus Anc_5.476); this encodes MSEEGTVSTPVPSSTPAPGGAGVGTGGAAVEIANPAAEGSDVSEDVKKHGSKMLVGPRPPQNAIFIHKLYQILEDDSLHDLIWWSPSGLSFMIKPVERFSKALATYFKHTNITSFVRQLNIYGFHKVSHDHSSNDTNGGDEANTNDDSSGNKNTSGDENNGVSVQEKERSNPTKIWEFKHSSGIFKKGDIEGLKHIKRRASSRNSSSINSRKNSSNQNYDTDSGVRARPSSVQDPSTSSSAFGNFVPQIPSANNTIPECFNNSHVTYENLSHGALEYNNPDMQEQSKPPSFQDEALKHLKDINVDMVKIIESMQHFISLQHSFCSQSFTFKNVSKKKSENIVKEHQKQLKAFENDMLTFKQHVMSRAHRTIDSLYAINSNAIATAPAPAPASISAYAPKSQYDVMVPPGNQYVPQKSSSSTNIPSRFNTSSVPPSQLFVQYQSQPQAQPQQYMTYAKQPTHMPNFVHQPIPIQQLPPQYADTFSTPQMMHNPFASKNTNKPGNTRRTNSVLMDPLTPAASVGVQAPLNYPIMNINPPGRDYNKSVPQNMAPSPIYPINEPTTRLYSQPKMRSLGSTSSLPNDRKNSPLKLTPRPSLNEDSLYPKPRNSLKSSTSGTSLSSSLTLVANNPAPIRYSQQGLLRSLSKAANCAPDPTTPLDSSVLTGPIPKNMDNLPAVSSNLINSPMNVDHGSSISHAESISSIEVPQPSFSATVAAKETDEADNSKRNGSAVYSLLNREDNGASSTDFKTEEKATPVLKKVKM